In bacterium, the following proteins share a genomic window:
- a CDS encoding helix-turn-helix domain-containing protein codes for MKLKRTKKKQRDFKKKEAIILYKKGFTTREIGKLLGYSHTWVYKIIKENNKLKN; via the coding sequence ATGAAACTAAAAAGAACAAAGAAAAAACAAAGAGATTTTAAAAAAAAAGAAGCAATTATTTTATATAAAAAGGGATTTACTACAAGAGAGATAGGAAAATTACTTGGATATTCACACACTTGGGTTTATAAAATTATAAAGGAAAATAATAAATTAAAAAACTAA